From a single Kwoniella shandongensis chromosome 9, complete sequence genomic region:
- a CDS encoding 60S ribosomal protein eL27, producing the protein MVKIYKPGKVAVVLSGRQAGKKVVVIKQQDDGTKERPYPHAVVAGIERYPLKVTRSMGKKRIARRSKVKPFIKVINYAHLLPTRYMLELESLKGSVSSETFKEPTQREESKKAIKKAFEERYNKGNNRWFFSKLRF; encoded by the exons ATggtcaaga TCTACAAGCCCGGAAAAGTTGCCGTCGTCCTCTCTGGTCGTCAAGCCGGTAAAAAGGTTGTCGTCATCAAGCAACAAGATGACGGGACCAAGGAGCGACCCTACCCCCACGCCGTTGTTGCTGGTATCGAGCG ATACCCCCTCAAGGTCACTCGATCTATGGGCAAGAAGCGAATTGCACGACGATCCAAGGTCAAGCCTTTCATCAAGGTGATCAACTACGCCCATCTCCTCCCTACCCGATACatgctcgagctcgagtcaCTCAAGGGTTCCGTCTCTTCCGAGACCTTCAAGGAGCCTACCCAGAGGGAGGAGTCCAAGAAGGCCATCAAGAAGGCTTTCGAGGAGAGGTACAACAAGGGTAACAACAGGTGGT TCTTCTCCAAGCTCCGATTCTAA